Within Betaproteobacteria bacterium, the genomic segment GTGTTAGTTGCATATTCCCCTCCTGTTTTGACAGCCATTGGATGGACGGACTTCGACCCGTCTGGCGCATCATAGACTGCGAGGCGCGCGGCTTGATAGTAGGGAAAACCCGAACGCCAGCCGGGTACATTTCGCGCCTGAAAATGGTGAATTTCGTATTGCGGCGCAACAATAATTTCGTGGGTATTTCGATTGGGGAATTGACGGGTGGCGGGCTGTTTGCTCTGGCAATAGCACGCCTGCGGGTGCGTTCCTGGTGGCTGCCGTTCATTGTGCGGCGCGCGAAATTGGACGAAAAGGCGCGAATGGCGCGCAACATCCCGGGTTGCGAATCGGTAGAATGAAGTCTATCCGCCGCGTTATTTGCGGCGTTCACTTCATTCCTGGATTCCTACCCCCAAGTGTCGATCCTGTTCCGCTATCTGGCGCGCGAGATTTTCTTGGCCACCTTGCTATTGCTTGTGGCACTGCTTGCCCTGTTTGCGCTCTTTGACCTGATTCGTGAATTGGGTGAGTTGGGAAAGGGCAGCTATAGCCTCTCGCGGGTTCTGACTTACGTGACGCTCTCCCAGCCTTCGCACATTGCGGTGATTTTCCCCATCGCCGCGCTGATGGGGACGCTTTTTGCGATTGCGCGCCTTTCCGCGCAATCTGAACTGACGGTGATGCGATCGTCCGGGTTGTCCATCGCGAGGCTGGCCGGGTTCGCGGCATTGATCGGCCTGGTTTTTTCGCTGCTGACACTTCTGTTTGCCGAGTTCATCGCGCCGGCTTCCGACGAATTGGCGAAACGCATGCGACTGTCGGCCACCAGCACGGTGGTAGCAACCCAGTTTCGCTCGGGTTTCTGGGTGAAGGACGATCTCGCGTTTGTCAATATTCAAAACGTCACGGCGGATACACAGTTGCTCGATATCCGCATTTATGAATTTGACCGTGCCTACCGACTTTCCACACTGAGTGTCGCCAAACGTGCGGTTTACGATTTCGCGCAAAACCGGTGGGTGATGGAAGGGGTGGAAAAAACCACGTTCAAGCCACAAAGCGTGCGCATTGAGCGTCTCGCGACCGACTTCTGGAAGACGGCGATGACGCCGGACCTGTTGGCGGTGCTGAGGGTTAAGCCGGATGACATGTCGTTGCTGAGCCTGTCCGCGTATATCGATCACTTGCGTGAAAACAAGCAGAACAGTACGCGCTATGAACTTGCTTTCTGGGGCAAGGTTTTTCAGCCGGCGACGGTTATCATCATGATGTTGCTGGCGATCCCCTTTGCCATTCAATCGCAGCGGGCAAGTGGCCTGGGAAGCAAACTGCTGGTCGGCATCATGCTCGGATTGGGTTTCTACTTCCTGAATCAGCTTGCGTCGAATCTGACGGAACTGAACAACTGGCCCGCATTGTTGAGCGCGGCAATCCCGCTGATGGTCTTTTTTGCATTGGCCGTGGCGCTGCTGTTGCGCAAGGAATATGCGACCAGGCTGCCGAAGGTGTTGCGTTAGTCAGCCACGACCGAAACCAGGCGTGTGCCGGCCATCCGGTCATGCAGGAACTGGCGGTCGGGATCAAATCGGGCCCACAAAATGGTCGCGAACATTGGCAAACACGTCCACATCGCGATGACCGGGCTGATGCGTTTCGGGAAAAACAACAGCAGTAGTCCGGCAACAGACGGGCCGTAGAACAAAAGCGCACATCCGAAGCGTGCAAGGGCGCGAGTTAGCGTCAACGGTTGCCCGCTCCTGCCGGTGACCCGGAATCGCCAGGTTTTCATGGCAAGGGTTTGGCCGCCGCGTTGCCAGAACCAGGTGAAATAGAACGCCGTGACACTCAGGAGATAGACCTGTGAGAGAAAATGCGGGACGCCTTGAAGTGTCCAGCCTTTGAATCCGGCCAGCGGAAATGCCGCGACAAACAGAACGGCGAGGATCAGCAGGGACTCGTAGGGGAGCGCCGCCAGACGGCGCCAAATGCCGGGCACCTCGGTTGGCTCAGGCCCGGCAATTTCCAGGGAATTCACGGATTACTTGGGTTGTTCGCTGGCCGATGAAGGAGCAGGTTCAGGAACCGGCGCGGCTTTTTTCTCATTCCACTTTTCCCGCAGTTCATGCTGCTTTGCGGGGGGCAGTTTGGAGAGATTCTGATACTTCTCGCGCGCGGCGTTGCGCTGTTCGGGTGTCAGCACCGCCCATTCCTTGATGCGCGCCTGGAAGCGCTCCTGCTGTATTGGCGCCAACTTGGGATATTGCTTGGCCGTCGTCACCAATCGCCGTTGCTGCGTCCCTGACAGCTGGGTCCAGTCCTTCGCGAGGGGCGTCAGGATTTTTTGTTCGGGCGCCGCAATCTTGTTCCACGGCACTTGGGGGGCCGGCTTGGTGCTTTTACTTTCAGCTGCTTGCGCGTACGGACCCGCCGCCGTCAGCGTGGCGGCCAAGAAAAATGCGACGAGTGCGCGCATCACTGCTAGGAAGATTCTTTCACCCACGAAGCAAAATCCTTGTCCAGAAAAGCGTCAATGGGCAATTCGCCCGTCAATAGTTTTGCATCCAGTTCACCGACATCGTCATAGACATCGTCGCCACTATTCAACGAATAGGTAACAAGCGCCGCTGAAACCGCCAGGATCGGCAGCCAGAATAGCGGCTTGCGAATCCAGTTCGACACATTGAGCGTCTGGCCGGAAACCGTGACCAGGCCCAGAATGCTGACGGGCTCGCGGTAAGCATCCATCGCTTTCCGGCGACCGGCGCGCAACTTGGCGAGTTTATCCTCTTCGATACGAGACAGGCCCCAATTCAGGGTGCGCGTGATTTTTTGTCCAAATTCTTCTTCATTCATGATCTTATCCTCAGCTTTCGGACGTGCGGAGAATGGATTCGAGGCTAATTCCCTGATTTTTCAGCATCGCGGAAAGTGCATGAACCGCGCGCGAACAATGTGTCTTGACACTTCCTTGGGAACACCCCATTGCTTTTGCAGTCTCGGCAACGTCCAGTTCCTCCCAGTAACGCAACATGAAAGCTTCGCGTTGACGTCCCGGAAGTTTCTCGACGGATTGTTCGATGATCGTCAGCAATTGTGCCTGCTCCAGCTGGGCAGCGGGTGAAACCGGGATATTGGAGGTGTCGTCCGCCTGCAAAGTTTCGAGAATATCGTAATCTTCGTCATCATCCTTCCCGCCGAAGGAGGAAAACAGTGTTGTCCACGTCGAGCGCACCTTCTGGCGCCGAAACCAGTCACGAATGGTGTTTTGCAGGATTCTCTGGAATAGCATGGGCATTTCGCCCAATGGCCTGTCTGCGTATTTTTCCGCGAGTTTCATCATCGCATCCTGCACGATATCCAGCGCCGATTCGTCCTGACGCACTGCGTACACCGCCTGCTTGAAGGCACGTTTTTCGACGGATGCCAAAAAGTCCGACAGTTCTTGTCTGGTGGCCAGGATTT encodes:
- the lptG gene encoding LPS export ABC transporter permease LptG yields the protein MSILFRYLAREIFLATLLLLVALLALFALFDLIRELGELGKGSYSLSRVLTYVTLSQPSHIAVIFPIAALMGTLFAIARLSAQSELTVMRSSGLSIARLAGFAALIGLVFSLLTLLFAEFIAPASDELAKRMRLSATSTVVATQFRSGFWVKDDLAFVNIQNVTADTQLLDIRIYEFDRAYRLSTLSVAKRAVYDFAQNRWVMEGVEKTTFKPQSVRIERLATDFWKTAMTPDLLAVLRVKPDDMSLLSLSAYIDHLRENKQNSTRYELAFWGKVFQPATVIIMMLLAIPFAIQSQRASGLGSKLLVGIMLGLGFYFLNQLASNLTELNNWPALLSAAIPLMVFFALAVALLLRKEYATRLPKVLR
- a CDS encoding RDD family protein, which codes for MAGPEPTEVPGIWRRLAALPYESLLILAVLFVAAFPLAGFKGWTLQGVPHFLSQVYLLSVTAFYFTWFWQRGGQTLAMKTWRFRVTGRSGQPLTLTRALARFGCALLFYGPSVAGLLLLFFPKRISPVIAMWTCLPMFATILWARFDPDRQFLHDRMAGTRLVSVVAD
- a CDS encoding DUF3106 domain-containing protein, with protein sequence MRALVAFFLAATLTAAGPYAQAAESKSTKPAPQVPWNKIAAPEQKILTPLAKDWTQLSGTQQRRLVTTAKQYPKLAPIQQERFQARIKEWAVLTPEQRNAAREKYQNLSKLPPAKQHELREKWNEKKAAPVPEPAPSSASEQPK
- a CDS encoding DUF3619 family protein — translated: MNEEEFGQKITRTLNWGLSRIEEDKLAKLRAGRRKAMDAYREPVSILGLVTVSGQTLNVSNWIRKPLFWLPILAVSAALVTYSLNSGDDVYDDVGELDAKLLTGELPIDAFLDKDFASWVKESS
- a CDS encoding RNA polymerase sigma factor, with product MATRQELSDFLASVEKRAFKQAVYAVRQDESALDIVQDAMMKLAEKYADRPLGEMPMLFQRILQNTIRDWFRRQKVRSTWTTLFSSFGGKDDDEDYDILETLQADDTSNIPVSPAAQLEQAQLLTIIEQSVEKLPGRQREAFMLRYWEELDVAETAKAMGCSQGSVKTHCSRAVHALSAMLKNQGISLESILRTSES